In Betta splendens chromosome 19, fBetSpl5.4, whole genome shotgun sequence, the following proteins share a genomic window:
- the hoxb6b gene encoding homeobox protein Hox-B6b isoform X1, with the protein MSSYFVNSTFPVSLPGGQDSLLGQIPLYSSGYTDPLRHYSNAATYGAGNVQDKVYPASYYQQTGAAAAAIYGRGGGAACDYNPVGTFYKDAEGSCAFSGRDDQPLFVAQEHQQRKAECPDAAVSMSGSVDDKSSTLIYPWMQRMNACSADTLLQILSSVSGPFGNSGRRGRQTYTRYQTLELEKEFHFNRYLTRRRRIEISHALCLTERQIKIWFQNRRMKWKKENKLLNPSKTPEEEEQAEKKS; encoded by the exons ATGAGTTCCTATTTTGTTAACTCAACTTTTCCCGTGTCCCTACCGGGAGGACAGGACTCTCTCCTGGGTCAGATACCGTTATATTCCTCGGGATACACCGATCCGTTAAGACACTACTCCAACGCGGCCACATATGGAGCGGGCAACGTGCAGGACAAGGTTTACCCGGCGTCCTACTACCAGCAGACGggcgcggcggccgcggccaTCTACGGCCGCGGTGGCGGCGCCGCGTGCGACTACAACCCGGTCGGGACCTTCTACAAGGACGCCGAGGGCTCGTGCGCCTTCTCCGGCCGCGACGACCAGCCTCTGTTCGTGGCTCAGGAGCATCAGCAGCGCAAAGCGGAGTGTCCGGACGCGGCTGTCAGCATGAGCGGCAGCGTCGACGACAAGTCCTCCACGCTGATCTACCCGTGGATGCAGAGGATGAACGCCTGCTCCGCCG ATACACTCCTACAGATTTTGAGTTCAGTTTCAG GTCCCTTTGGCAACAGTGGCCGCAGGGGACGACAGACCTACACCCGCTACCAGactctggagctggagaaggagttccACTTCAACCGCTACCTGACCAGGAGGCGCCGGATAGAGATCTCCCACGCCCTGTGCCTGACGGAGAGACAGATCaaaatctggttccagaaccgcaGGATGAAGTGGAAAAAGGAGAACAAGCTCCTCAATCCGTCAAAGacgccggaggaggaggagcaggcggagaAGAAAAGCTAA
- the hoxb6b gene encoding homeobox protein Hox-B6b isoform X2: protein MSSYFVNSTFPVSLPGGQDSLLGQIPLYSSGYTDPLRHYSNAATYGAGNVQDKVYPASYYQQTGAAAAAIYGRGGGAACDYNPVGTFYKDAEGSCAFSGRDDQPLFVAQEHQQRKAECPDAAVSMSGSVDDKSSTLIYPWMQRMNACSAGPFGNSGRRGRQTYTRYQTLELEKEFHFNRYLTRRRRIEISHALCLTERQIKIWFQNRRMKWKKENKLLNPSKTPEEEEQAEKKS from the exons ATGAGTTCCTATTTTGTTAACTCAACTTTTCCCGTGTCCCTACCGGGAGGACAGGACTCTCTCCTGGGTCAGATACCGTTATATTCCTCGGGATACACCGATCCGTTAAGACACTACTCCAACGCGGCCACATATGGAGCGGGCAACGTGCAGGACAAGGTTTACCCGGCGTCCTACTACCAGCAGACGggcgcggcggccgcggccaTCTACGGCCGCGGTGGCGGCGCCGCGTGCGACTACAACCCGGTCGGGACCTTCTACAAGGACGCCGAGGGCTCGTGCGCCTTCTCCGGCCGCGACGACCAGCCTCTGTTCGTGGCTCAGGAGCATCAGCAGCGCAAAGCGGAGTGTCCGGACGCGGCTGTCAGCATGAGCGGCAGCGTCGACGACAAGTCCTCCACGCTGATCTACCCGTGGATGCAGAGGATGAACGCCTGCTCCGCCG GTCCCTTTGGCAACAGTGGCCGCAGGGGACGACAGACCTACACCCGCTACCAGactctggagctggagaaggagttccACTTCAACCGCTACCTGACCAGGAGGCGCCGGATAGAGATCTCCCACGCCCTGTGCCTGACGGAGAGACAGATCaaaatctggttccagaaccgcaGGATGAAGTGGAAAAAGGAGAACAAGCTCCTCAATCCGTCAAAGacgccggaggaggaggagcaggcggagaAGAAAAGCTAA